In Paenibacillus kyungheensis, the following are encoded in one genomic region:
- a CDS encoding type I restriction endonuclease subunit R, whose product MEQSLINQLVNGESQWTYRQDLNTEEKLWSNFRDKLERNNKDVLNDVHLTEQEFRQIQNQLNFANFYDASKWLAGENGIAKVQVQREDAALGTIRLKVINRADIAGGMSSYEVINQFQSSAKNSNDRDRRFDVTLLINGLPMIHIELKNRAHPYMDAFRQIKNYLVQGKFTGIFSALQMFVISNGSDTRYIATAMDNKINEQFLTTWVDQNNDPVTEYLTFAQEVLSIPQAHKMVTQYTVLDSKKKSLILLRPYQIHAIEAIKEASKAQQSGYIWHTTGSGKTLTSYKVARNLLHIPSLDKTIFIVDRIDLNNQTTSSFSSYSEHDVIAIDKTDNVDDLIAKLLSNSRTVVVTTIQKLNHVMKRLEGQEETKKYKALIQLRIAFVVDECHRAISPQKKSEIERFFYRSLWYGFTGTPIFAENARAALGNLPRTTEQLYGKVLHEYTVKEAIHDNAVLGFQIEYQRTITEEALDEYIREQYPELNPYDMSDIEKEKRIPRSKYEDERHMLKVIDSIVNKSRKKLGFPNGVGKTYTAILTVSSIAQAQKYYDLFKRVKAEETNITIGEKTKKVLPDFPKIAITYSISENEEASIQNQQRMAECIQDYNEMFGLNYTLENMKTYNNNVNERLARKQDQYLARSEQLDIVIVVDRLLTGFDAPCLSTLFIDRPPMAAHDLIQAFSRTNRLFDKAKQYGQIVILQTPKTFEEEVRNAIVLFSNGGENEILAPTWEEAQQDFLEAIKSLKEIAVTPEAVTELSIVQKKQFAKAYQVLDRTFASIQVYSDFEFSNLGVLYPITMEEIEEFHGNYVNVLEELRPDASDETEVIDIDIEYELESIKTEEINYEYILMLIQSFVPTQNDHLLVEAPEPKRSAEIDTYIEDLSRNNVKLGTLMKNLWRSIEQSPNMYRGQQVTHLLEDMVQENMDSIIQNFADKWCVSQDRLTFMVFNFNPSKERQNGETELKQTSNYEAYKQKTENPLSRLSYWKEVRKAYLQMMIEDILPLQKK is encoded by the coding sequence ATGGAACAAAGTTTGATTAATCAATTAGTCAATGGGGAATCTCAATGGACGTATCGGCAAGATTTGAATACTGAAGAAAAGTTATGGTCGAACTTTAGAGACAAGCTTGAGCGTAACAACAAAGACGTTTTGAACGATGTACATCTCACAGAACAAGAATTTCGGCAAATACAGAATCAACTTAACTTTGCTAATTTTTATGATGCTTCTAAATGGTTGGCTGGAGAAAATGGTATAGCTAAAGTTCAAGTGCAACGAGAAGATGCAGCATTAGGAACGATTCGTCTTAAAGTCATTAATCGGGCGGATATTGCTGGAGGGATGTCTTCTTACGAAGTGATTAATCAATTTCAAAGTTCTGCAAAAAATTCCAATGATCGTGATCGTCGATTTGATGTGACTTTACTGATTAATGGACTTCCTATGATTCATATTGAATTGAAGAATCGTGCTCATCCGTACATGGATGCTTTTCGTCAGATCAAGAATTATTTAGTTCAAGGGAAATTTACAGGTATTTTTTCTGCTTTACAGATGTTTGTGATTTCCAATGGTAGTGATACCCGATATATTGCTACTGCTATGGATAATAAGATTAATGAACAGTTTCTTACGACATGGGTAGATCAAAATAATGACCCCGTTACGGAGTATCTTACATTTGCACAAGAAGTATTATCTATTCCTCAAGCTCATAAAATGGTCACACAATATACAGTACTCGATAGTAAAAAGAAATCTTTGATTTTACTTCGTCCTTATCAGATTCATGCGATAGAAGCGATCAAAGAAGCTTCTAAAGCTCAGCAATCCGGCTATATCTGGCATACGACAGGTTCTGGTAAAACATTAACTTCTTACAAAGTAGCTAGAAACCTGTTACACATTCCTTCACTAGACAAAACGATTTTTATTGTAGACCGTATCGATTTGAATAATCAAACTACATCTTCATTCAGTTCTTATTCTGAGCATGATGTTATAGCTATTGATAAAACAGACAATGTAGATGATTTAATTGCAAAGTTGCTTTCAAATTCACGCACAGTAGTTGTTACAACAATTCAAAAGCTTAACCATGTCATGAAACGCTTAGAAGGACAGGAAGAAACGAAGAAATATAAAGCACTCATTCAATTACGTATTGCCTTTGTGGTAGATGAATGCCATCGTGCAATTTCTCCACAAAAGAAATCTGAAATTGAACGTTTTTTTTATCGTTCTTTGTGGTACGGATTCACAGGTACGCCTATTTTTGCAGAAAATGCTAGAGCAGCGCTAGGTAATTTACCACGTACAACTGAACAATTATATGGTAAGGTACTACACGAATACACAGTTAAAGAAGCCATTCATGATAACGCTGTACTTGGTTTTCAAATTGAATATCAAAGAACGATTACCGAGGAAGCACTAGATGAATATATAAGAGAACAATATCCTGAATTAAATCCATATGATATGTCTGATATAGAAAAAGAAAAAAGAATTCCTAGATCTAAATATGAAGATGAACGTCACATGCTTAAAGTGATAGATTCTATTGTTAATAAATCACGTAAAAAGCTAGGATTTCCTAATGGAGTTGGTAAAACATATACTGCTATTTTGACGGTTTCTTCTATAGCACAAGCACAGAAATATTATGATTTATTTAAAAGAGTAAAGGCAGAAGAAACCAATATTACTATTGGCGAAAAAACTAAAAAAGTTTTGCCTGATTTCCCAAAAATCGCAATTACGTATTCTATTTCTGAAAATGAAGAAGCTTCTATTCAAAATCAGCAACGAATGGCAGAATGTATTCAAGATTATAATGAAATGTTTGGTCTGAATTATACGTTGGAAAATATGAAAACGTATAATAATAATGTGAATGAGCGATTAGCTAGAAAACAAGATCAATACCTAGCACGATCGGAACAACTTGATATCGTTATTGTGGTTGATCGTTTATTAACAGGGTTTGATGCACCTTGCTTATCTACATTATTTATTGATCGCCCGCCTATGGCAGCACATGATCTGATTCAAGCATTTTCTCGTACTAATCGATTATTTGATAAAGCTAAACAGTACGGTCAAATTGTGATATTACAAACTCCTAAAACTTTTGAAGAAGAAGTACGAAATGCTATTGTTTTATTCTCCAATGGAGGAGAAAATGAAATTCTAGCACCAACATGGGAAGAAGCACAACAAGATTTTTTAGAAGCGATAAAAAGCTTAAAAGAGATTGCTGTTACTCCAGAAGCGGTAACTGAATTAAGTATCGTTCAAAAAAAGCAATTTGCTAAAGCTTATCAAGTATTAGATCGCACTTTTGCATCTATTCAAGTATATAGTGATTTTGAGTTTTCAAACTTAGGTGTACTTTATCCTATAACGATGGAAGAAATAGAAGAGTTTCATGGTAACTATGTTAATGTGCTAGAAGAACTTAGACCTGATGCTTCCGATGAAACAGAAGTGATTGATATCGATATTGAATATGAATTAGAATCGATCAAAACAGAAGAAATTAACTATGAGTATATTTTGATGTTAATTCAATCTTTTGTACCGACTCAAAATGATCATCTGTTGGTAGAAGCTCCAGAGCCGAAACGTTCTGCTGAAATTGATACTTATATTGAAGACTTGAGTCGTAATAATGTTAAATTAGGTACATTGATGAAGAATTTATGGAGAAGTATTGAGCAGAGTCCTAATATGTATCGTGGACAACAAGTGACCCATTTGCTAGAAGATATGGTACAGGAAAATATGGATTCGATTATTCAAAATTTTGCTGACAAATGGTGTGTATCACAAGATCGACTAACTTTTATGGTTTTTAATTTTAATCCTTCAAAAGAAAGACAAAATGGTGAAACAGAATTAAAGCAAACAAGTAATTATGAAGCGTACAAGCAAAAAACAGAAAATCCACTTAGCC
- a CDS encoding restriction endonuclease subunit S codes for MFFQRIVILCILCKDFICYYITYHKVTNIHFIGYTIAWERRKLGDLAEIRTGKAFSSADFSSTGEYLVITNKNILDETNGIISSGDRINISEDTILNNYLLIGNNILVTMDGVNIGKTGKYSNEKAVLAQRVGRLNSKQFEFVYQITSNDKFVSHMNKLSVGNAIKHISLKQISDYSFSTPIREEEQNHIGIFFKQLDNTIALHQRKLDKLKQLKQGYLKQLLDQTLRFLGFNDEWIVQKLAEITDSFSGGTPTANNKHYYNGTIPFIRSGEINSDKTELFITEEALSNSSARLVNKGDILYALYGATSGEVGIAKISGAINQAILVIRPKFDNNSYFITQWLKKQKRAIISIYLQGGQGNLSGSIIKNLIINLPTKEEQNKIGELFMYFDSIISLQQEKIEQLMKLKKAYLQKMFI; via the coding sequence TTGTTCTTTCAAAGAATAGTTATATTATGTATCCTTTGTAAGGATTTTATTTGTTATTATATCACGTATCATAAAGTTACAAATATACATTTTATTGGTTATACTATCGCTTGGGAACGGCGTAAGTTGGGTGATTTAGCCGAAATCAGAACAGGGAAAGCATTTAGCAGTGCTGATTTTAGCAGTACGGGGGAATATTTAGTTATTACTAATAAAAATATTCTAGATGAAACAAATGGTATTATCTCTTCAGGGGATAGAATAAATATTTCTGAAGATACAATTTTAAATAATTATTTATTGATCGGTAACAATATTCTTGTCACTATGGATGGTGTTAATATAGGAAAAACAGGTAAGTATAGTAATGAAAAGGCAGTTTTAGCACAACGAGTTGGACGACTTAATTCAAAGCAATTTGAATTCGTATACCAAATAACTAGTAACGATAAATTTGTATCTCATATGAATAAATTATCCGTTGGTAATGCAATTAAACATATTTCCTTAAAACAAATTTCTGATTATTCATTTTCTACACCGATAAGAGAAGAAGAACAAAATCATATTGGTATATTTTTCAAACAACTAGACAATACGATAGCTCTTCATCAGCGTAAGCTCGATAAGTTAAAGCAGTTAAAACAAGGCTATTTGAAGCAGCTCTTGGATCAGACATTAAGATTTTTAGGTTTTAATGATGAATGGATAGTACAGAAATTAGCAGAAATTACAGACAGTTTTTCTGGAGGTACGCCAACTGCAAATAATAAGCATTATTATAATGGAACTATTCCTTTTATTCGTTCTGGCGAAATTAATTCTGATAAAACTGAACTTTTTATAACTGAAGAAGCTTTAAGTAATTCTTCTGCTAGATTAGTCAATAAAGGAGATATTTTATATGCTTTGTATGGTGCAACTAGTGGAGAGGTTGGAATTGCTAAAATATCAGGTGCTATTAACCAGGCAATTTTAGTTATAAGGCCTAAGTTTGATAATAATTCGTACTTTATTACTCAATGGTTAAAAAAACAAAAAAGAGCAATAATAAGTATCTATTTGCAAGGTGGTCAGGGTAATTTATCGGGTAGTATAATCAAAAACTTAATAATTAATTTACCTACTAAAGAAGAACAAAATAAAATAGGTGAACTATTTATGTACTTTGATAGTATTATCAGTCTACAGCAAGAAAAAATAGAACAACTTATGAAATTAAAAAAAGCGTATTTACAAAAAATGTTTATTTAA
- a CDS encoding site-specific integrase — MKKNAKQSKLLHEYFKEWTELYKVGAIRPITLKKYRITHQRLLELAPLLTFKELNRKSYQKLLNDYALTHEKQTTMDFHHQIKGAILDAHDEGLITIDPTRKVVIKGKDPAPKKVKYLNQFELHALLKQLSLSESLSLDWLILLVAKTGIRFSEALAVTPSDFDFSQQTLSINKTWNYKDATGGFQPTKNYSSNRKIQLDWQTVTQFSRLIHLLPLDKPIFIRERVFNSTVNNLLKKYCEDARVPVISLHCLRHTHASLLLFAGVSIASVARRLGHSNMTTTQQTYLHIIQELENQDNEKIVRHLSNLY; from the coding sequence ATGAAAAAAAATGCTAAACAATCCAAGTTACTACACGAGTATTTTAAGGAATGGACAGAATTATACAAAGTAGGAGCTATACGCCCTATTACGTTAAAAAAATATCGAATCACACATCAAAGATTATTAGAATTGGCTCCTTTATTAACGTTTAAAGAATTAAATAGAAAATCATATCAAAAATTACTTAATGATTATGCTTTGACTCATGAGAAACAGACCACAATGGATTTTCATCATCAGATAAAAGGAGCGATTTTAGATGCCCATGATGAGGGATTAATTACTATAGATCCTACAAGAAAAGTTGTGATTAAAGGAAAAGATCCTGCTCCTAAAAAAGTAAAGTATCTCAATCAATTTGAATTACATGCTCTCCTAAAACAATTATCTTTATCTGAATCATTATCTTTAGATTGGCTGATTCTATTGGTTGCTAAAACAGGAATTCGTTTTTCAGAAGCTTTAGCTGTTACTCCAAGTGATTTTGATTTTTCACAGCAGACACTTTCTATCAACAAAACTTGGAATTATAAAGATGCTACAGGTGGTTTTCAGCCTACCAAAAATTATTCTTCTAATCGGAAAATTCAATTAGATTGGCAAACAGTAACACAATTTTCTAGATTAATTCATCTATTACCTTTAGATAAACCTATATTTATTAGAGAGCGAGTATTTAATTCAACAGTAAACAATCTTTTAAAAAAATATTGCGAAGATGCGAGGGTTCCAGTGATCTCTCTCCATTGCTTAAGACATACTCATGCTTCTTTGTTACTATTTGCAGGCGTATCTATAGCTAGTGTCGCAAGACGTTTAGGACACTCGAATATGACGACTACTCAGCAAACTTATCTTCATATTATCCAAGAACTTGAGAATCAAGATAATGAGAAGATTGTTAGGCATTTATCAAATTTGTATTAA
- a CDS encoding restriction endonuclease subunit S has translation MSEKSAPEIRFKGYTDAWERRKLSEMSNSFEYGLNASATFFDGVNKYIRITDIDDENRLFNQSNLTSPNADFSNIDNYLMKKDDILFARTGASVGKTYRYQDSDGKVYFAGFLIRARIKENFDSEFVFQNTLTSRYDNFIKVTSQRSGQPGVNAQEYASFESSVPIIEEQMHIGKFFKQLDDTITLHQRKLDKLKQLKQGYLKQIFEQKLRFSDFTNEWKQNKLSNLMIFSNGINAPKENYGKGRKMISVMDILAKEPFIYEKIRNSVEVEDKIEQKSKVENGDLVFVRSSEIAEEVGWAKAYLQDEYALYSGFSIRGKKKNNYDAYFIELSLNSVNRKQIESKAGGSTRFNVSQEILNNIVVTMPILDEQIKISNFFKQLSSSMFLHQEKIEKLMKLKKSYLQKMFI, from the coding sequence ATGAGTGAGAAAAGCGCGCCAGAGATACGTTTTAAAGGCTATACTGACGCTTGGGAACGGCGTAAGTTAAGCGAAATGTCAAATAGCTTTGAATACGGCTTAAATGCAAGTGCTACTTTTTTTGATGGAGTAAATAAATATATTCGTATAACTGATATTGACGATGAGAATAGATTATTTAATCAAAGTAATTTAACTTCTCCTAATGCAGATTTTTCAAATATAGATAATTACTTAATGAAAAAAGATGATATTTTATTTGCAAGAACTGGAGCAAGTGTTGGAAAAACCTATCGTTATCAAGATTCTGATGGAAAGGTTTATTTTGCAGGATTTTTAATTAGAGCAAGAATCAAAGAGAATTTTGATTCAGAATTTGTTTTTCAAAATACTTTAACATCAAGATATGATAACTTCATAAAAGTTACATCACAGCGTTCAGGACAACCTGGAGTTAACGCACAAGAGTATGCAAGCTTTGAATCAAGTGTTCCTATAATAGAAGAACAAATGCACATCGGTAAATTTTTCAAACAATTAGATGATACTATCACGCTTCATCAGCGTAAGCTCGATAAATTAAAGCAGTTAAAACAAGGCTATTTGAAGCAAATTTTTGAGCAAAAGTTGAGATTTTCAGATTTCACTAATGAATGGAAACAAAATAAATTGAGTAATTTAATGATTTTTTCTAATGGTATAAATGCTCCTAAAGAAAATTATGGTAAAGGAAGAAAAATGATTAGTGTAATGGATATTCTTGCAAAAGAGCCATTTATCTATGAAAAAATAAGAAATTCTGTTGAGGTCGAGGATAAAATAGAACAAAAAAGCAAAGTTGAAAATGGAGATTTAGTTTTTGTTCGTTCTTCTGAAATCGCTGAAGAAGTTGGATGGGCAAAGGCATATTTGCAAGATGAATATGCCTTATATAGTGGTTTCTCAATTCGAGGTAAAAAAAAGAATAATTACGATGCATACTTTATAGAGCTTTCACTAAATAGCGTAAATAGAAAACAGATTGAAAGTAAAGCTGGTGGAAGCACGCGCTTTAATGTGAGTCAAGAAATTTTAAACAACATCGTCGTTACAATGCCTATTCTTGACGAACAAATAAAAATAAGTAATTTTTTCAAACAACTTAGTAGTAGTATGTTTCTACATCAAGAAAAAATAGAAAAACTTATGAAGCTAAAAAAATCTTATTTACAAAAAATGTTTATCTAA